A window of Anaerolineae bacterium genomic DNA:
GCAAGTCCGTCACCATTCCGGCCGATGAGGCATATGGTCCCTATTATGAGGATATGGTGCTGACGGTTGACCGCTCCGAGTTCCCTCCCGATCTGGAGCTGGAGGTCGGTCAGCGTCTGCAGGTGCGGCAGGCCGACGGCTATGTCTTTGCCGTGACGGTGGCCGAGATCACCGACGACGAGGTGACCCTGGATGCCAATCACCCACTCGCCGGCGAGGACCTCACCTTTGCGATCGAGCTGGTCGAGATTCTCTGATCCTGTAGCCTGAAGACAACCGGCGGGCCGGGGCGACGTCGATGCCGTCCTTGCCCGCCGGCCCAAGCGATGCCGGCCATGCCCGCACGCTGGATCATCCATCTGGATGTAGATGCCTTCTTCGCTTCCGTCGAGGAGCTACTGCGCCCTGAGCTTGCCGGCCAGCCCATCATCGTGGGCGGCCCACCCGAGCATCGGGGCGTGGTGGCTTCCGCCTCCTATGCCGCACGCCGCTTCGGCGTCCGCTCTGCCATGCCCACCGCCCAGGCCCTGCGCCTATGCCCTCAAGCCGTCCTTATCCCACCTCGCCACAGCCTCTACCGGGAATATTCCGAACGAGTGATGTCCATCCTACAGGAGTACACCCCACTGGTGGAGCAGGTTTCCATCGACGAGGCGTTCATGGACGTGACCGGCTGTGAGCGCCGCTGGGGCGAGCCTCTGGCGCTAGCCGCCGGCATCCAGCGCCGTATCGAGGAAGAGGTCGGGCTTTCCGTCTCCCTGGGCATCGCCGGCAACAAACTGGTGGCCAAGATCGCCTCCGATTACGGCAAGCCGCACGGCCTGGTGCTGGTGCCCCACGGGGAAGAGGCCGCCTTCCTGGCCCCGCTGGACATCGAGCGGCTGTGGGGGGCCGGCAGGGTCACCGCCCGCAAACTGCGTGCCGCCGGCATCCGCACCATCGGCGACCTGGCCCGCCTTTCCCGCGCCCAAGTGGAGGGCTGGCTGGGGAATTTCGGCGTGGAGCTTTGGCTCCATGCG
This region includes:
- a CDS encoding peptidylprolyl isomerase — its product is MAKAKVGDTVRVHYIGTLDDGTVFDSSMGREPLEFTLGENEVIPGFEEAVVGMEPGERKSVTIPADEAYGPYYEDMVLTVDRSEFPPDLELEVGQRLQVRQADGYVFAVTVAEITDDEVTLDANHPLAGEDLTFAIELVEIL
- a CDS encoding DNA polymerase IV, yielding MPAMPARWIIHLDVDAFFASVEELLRPELAGQPIIVGGPPEHRGVVASASYAARRFGVRSAMPTAQALRLCPQAVLIPPRHSLYREYSERVMSILQEYTPLVEQVSIDEAFMDVTGCERRWGEPLALAAGIQRRIEEEVGLSVSLGIAGNKLVAKIASDYGKPHGLVLVPHGEEAAFLAPLDIERLWGAGRVTARKLRAAGIRTIGDLARLSRAQVEGWLGNFGVELWLHAQGTDHRPVVPDAGNPRTVSHEETFPQDIADPIFLDAELLRLSEKVGARLRRYGLQGRTIFVKIRYGDFRTITRQITLEEPTDIDGEIYRHARRLWEQAWERGRPVRLLGVGMQQLRTTGWQLSLLPADEEETLRRRQRALYQAVDSIRQRFGEKALRRARLLRRPRG